AGCTATCTCTGCGAGTACAAACAACTGAAAGTGCCAGCTATATCTTTTGCTCTTTCTCTTAGTGAACTAGCACATGTATATTCAAGGGTTGAGTGAAGGGTTTATATAGAGGAGGAATCGGagcgctctctctctctgattGCAAAGAATCGAAAGTGCTAGCTAGCATATTTTATCATATGATATCAAGAGTCAGCTGGTTAATTCCTTCTCATGCATATTCTATCCTAATATTAAGAGTCAGGTGAATTCATTCTGGATAAAGAGTATCCGACAAATCaatgtttttttcttttgaccGAAAATGATGACAtcatatgaaatataattgtttCTTGACTGGGAACAACGGCAACATACAAAGATCGTTTCTCGGACTGGAAATGATGATAACTTATTATCATCAAATTACTCTTGATACTTACAGTAAAATTTTTGAGTATTTAGAGTTTGAGGCGGcatattataaaatgatatgAAAAGTTGTCTTAATTATTAATTAGGGAGATCGGATTGTGCAAGTTCCTTGTGTCCACTCTTAATTGttgcacgtatttttaagtttCTATAAAGTaatagttatataattttttcaaattttttttaaataaaagtttatatatcaAATCTTTATTcagagaaatttttttaaaaaatatattatggaactatactttaaatgagtgttgaaaagcgtgccaaaaagtaacgtaaaaaaatgagtgggacagtattgattatgatatatattattcattatGTATtggataaataaataattgtaataaattttttacaatatataatatcgTTTAGAGATATATGGTTTCTTTTCGTTCATATTTGAAAAACAATATTACAATCatatcattaaaaatattttgaaaattataaacataactataaaatatatatgtttttctgAGTCaagagatttttatattgaatGTATCCTCtattgtatattatttaattgCATGGATTATTTCGGTGCATGTAATATTTATGTTGATTTGCCGTGTCATTAGCTCGTACCTCGTATCTTTTTTTGTTTGACCATGTCGTTGATGTCTAAATTATGGTACGTAAGTTGCATGATGATGAATAAATTACAGAACGTAAAGTGCATGATTGTGATTAAATTATGGGTACTTTATTTACATCAGGTACTTTAGCAGCCAAAGTTCTCTCAAAGTTCAAAGCTTTCGCAACTAGCTGACAAATTTGCAACACGTAGCACACTATGGTGGATAAGATCATAAGACCAAAATACTAATCACCTAATTCgagttattatatatttttgctaagataatttgttttgattggcttttaaattttttatttaaggaTGACAGATACGCAGAGTTATTTAATAGTCACTCATGGATATTGAtaaatgttttaattttgtaaaattaagcATGCGCATTAAACTGTTGAATTataatcactacaagaaaagcgggaAATGAAAAACTTCAAAATTTTTCAAGGAAGAGCACGAAATTTTGGACGGTCGAaaacggtcgaaaataattattttcaaccGGAAAGGTAATTTCGACCAGCTTATATTCGACCGCTTTCCGGCGGTCGAAAATAGATAATTTCGACCAAAAACGGTTGAAAATACCTATTTTCGACCAGAATTTGGCGGTCGAAAAAAGCCGCCTTTCTTGTAGTGAATTCACTCATGAGTCACCATCTCTAAATCTAACTTTAATGTGCAAAATTTCCGTACAATTTTGTATTATACTATCAGGTTACTATCGAAAATCTCAGACTCGGTAAATCACTTTAATTTTTGGGTTCTCTATACTTTGAACCATGGCCTGATCTTGActtttgtagaataaaattgaAGGTGGCTAAACCAGAAAAAGTAAGACTTCGTTGTTTGTTGAAGAAGCGGTTAGTTTATTTTTGTGACTGCTTGAAAAActgttaatttttaaaaaatatttttgacataAACTAAATTTCATAGAAAATTGTTTGTTGAACTTACAAGAGTTCTTTGTAGTGAAGGATAAGCATATATTAACCAGAAATTGTATCAAATAGTTGAAATATTTTAGGTTtagttaattaaattatatattttgcttcaatgCTAGAAgtagatatttaaaatttaaatattataataatttggtTTTCTttagtattataataatttgGTGTTATCCAAAAACTTGGACTcggtatattattttttttcctgggtcttttatataaaaagccaCGGCTTCTTGACTTTCTGACTTTTGCAGAATGAATTAAAGGTGGCTAAACGAAAAACAATTGTACTTGATTGTTTGTTTAAGAAGCACCTAGTGTGGTAATTAAGCTGCAGGGTAAATTGTGTCTTTGattcacttaattaaattatatatcttaattCAACTTCTTGAAGAAATTTCTTATGTTTGTTAACTGAataagtatattaatattttaaattagatatTTTCCCTCGGTCTCAATTATTTAGTTtagaatcaatttaattaaaactaaCTACACTTTtaccaaattaatatataatgattGTAAAAGATAATAATGAATTTACTCTACTTGAAATGttgttgttttatttttcttcttttacttATAAGATAAACGTTTCATTATCCGTTAAGATTAAACGTTTCATTATCTAATTGATATGTAGTTCTAGTTAACTTGACTtgactatctatactatatataCTGCACGTAGATATATTGAAGTAGAATTCTCATAATCTTACATCTCTAAACAGTTTGAGAAGATAAAAACTCcatcattattcttttaaatataatttataattaattaaaaaaaaagcaaatttattgtcattaatatatattactattatataataattaataattaattttaaattatatagtcGTCCGTGCTTTGCATGTGTTTAATACTAGTATATAGAAATCAAAGACGATAGATAAATAATTAGTGCAGGTTCTAGAAGTTGTCTATTGATTGGCTGCATGTTTTTTTCCCATCCTAATTAGCTGCATGCCCGAAGGTTGGTCCTGAAAAGACTTGATAAAGGCGGGGGGTAAGTCTGTAACAACAGAATATGTGTTTGAAGGGCATATTGGTGAAATATGTTTCAATTAATTAACACGTTTAACCaactattttatttgtaaaatataaatcgAATTGCATAGAACTTCACTCACTTTAATTGTGAAACAGAGTAACAATATGATAGAGTTGGTTAAATTTACCGGTTATGTTGATTTAAATTAGTTGTTGTTCAAAATTTACTAAGGATCTGACATAtagtatttcatattttttagataataatttatatcaaaagaTTCTGAAAATTAATGGGACACTTTACCGCAAAATTCTTAAAAGTTCaacaaatgtattttttttttttttttgcaacgAACAAATGTATTTAATATTACGTGGACTGATTAAATCTTGGAAATGTCCCCGTtcataattttaacaaaccccgtggttttatttttatcaatatatcacttataaACCTTTAGGTAAAACCTTTTTATCCtgttaaataacaaattttaatgcGGTTTCTAAGAACAaaaggaataaaataaaatatatttatattgcatGTATAAATGATGTAAAGCGTACTAATTAAAAAGCTAAAAAAAGATTAAAGATGGCTGTTCGAAGCATATTCGCAACactacattttcatttttagatTGTTTAACAATTAACTTTCCAAGAACGGCGCTTGTTCGTTCAAGTTTCATGATGTATATTGACTTAGCTAGCTTAGAAACCTTTTAAGTACGCACCCTAACCTCAGACCCAATAAACTACCGttcgattttaatttttataaacagcTGTTGCCCTTAAAAGTTTCTATTTTTCGTACGATTTAGATTCATCGTGATTTGACCACCATTTTACCTGATAGAGTTAAAGCACTCCAGCACTTTACAGCGATCAATCTATCTATTTATCAGTGTTCCAGTAATCGCTAGCGTCCCAGAGCGGTCGGGGTACCTTCGAGCGATTAATcgggaaatcggggattaatcggaaggattaatcggagcattaatcggacatatattatttttaaattattataattaaatgtaatttaataattttatctatttttcacTACTAGTAGAGTCAAACtggtaaataatataatatcatatataaaataaatacttgatacatgtaatacaaaatcattgattaaataaatatatatcaatcagtctcttataaataatgtaagaaatattaaataaaaatattagtcattttactttttttataagatattaagTTAATTACAAGTGAATACTTAATTTCTTacaatataatcataattttagattttatttattaaaaatatgattttttttgttattagccGTCTGGACCATCTAGGCGGGTCTTGGACCGCCTAGGCGGGATGTTGACCGCCTAGGaccgatttttgtaaaaaaaacgcCTAATTCACCGCCTAGGACCGAATCGGGGCGTTTCGGGGCCGCCTAGCGCCTAGACGGTGCCTAGGCGGCCGCCTagaccgatttttagaacattgCTATTTATATGTCAATACTTCTTTATTTTcgttatacatatttttaaattcttttttatgaaatatcaGGATATGCTATTACGGCTTACTTTCTTGAATCtagggctgtaaatgagttgatacgctcgataaccgctcggtgttcggttcgaaaaaaGTTCGGTTCGAGCTCAgttcgattcataaacgagtcgatcttgagcacaatattaaggttcgttttataaacgagctgaacttgagcacactagagttcgactcgatagttcgcgaacaagttcgaattatgagttcgtgaacttggctcgtgaACTAGCCcgtgaacatggttcgtgaacCTGACTCGTAAACATGGCTCGTGGATGTGGGAGTTTCATTAATGAATGATttgttatgaatttatgatttcttatagcataaattaaaatattgttgggattttaattagattaaataacaaacaagctcgtaaataaatttacgAGTATAAGCTAGCTCGATAGCAAAGTTTATTGAACaagctcgtgaacaaaattaatgaacGGTTGGTAAGCAAAAATTCGTGGGATATGTTCGTGAGCGTAAGTTAATGAGCGGTTCGTGAGCAAAAGCTCGTGAGAcagctcgtgagacatgttcgtgagcggttcGCGAGCTGTTCGTGAACGTAGTTATTCCTTAATGAGTCGAtactcaaacaatatttttggctcgatccaagctcgagctcgagttcgagttcgttaattttttaacaaacgatacacgagcactctagagttcggctcggctcatttacacccctaCTTGAATCagactttatttttttattattttatacttttttgaCAAAACGACTTTCATGATAGTTAAagttgaaatataatatatatctgaAGGACGAGGATAATTAAGTTCAAAAAATTTGTCTTCTAATCTAgagacatatatataattaaaaaatttgtctTCTAAATTCTATTATTTCCATGTTGAACAATATTATTGACAATATATTAAGATATATTTACATATCTAATTTAAGGATTTTTCTTTGATCAGATGCTAGTATAATTTAGTAACGGAAATGGTAAAATTTCTCAACAGACGAGTAATTATCACAAATTAATTCAAAATAGGCGATAATTTTAGCAAGAACACACTAGGTTTCGATATAGTCACTGTTTCAAATGCTCAATGTCATGGCTATTTGTAACTGTTCCGatttactccctccattccaaaataatagtcactttgactttgtgcacgtagtttgaggtgtaaaaaaaacatacttctatacattatttttgaatttttcttcttatgaataaaagtttaacatccctatttttattaaaaaaagaaaatatgaaaaataatatttagaaatatgttttttatgcacctcaaaatacgtgctcAAAGCgattattattttggaatgaagTAAGTATTTCTGTATATTGAAACAAGACCGAATTGGCATGGTTTTTAGGTCCATAATTCTTAGGATTCCTCCGCATTCTTACTGAAGCCCAAGGACAGCTGGTGAAACAATGTGGGCTTTTCTGATAATGGACTCGAGTCGTAGAACTGAACAgttgcaacaacttttattaGGATCTGCGGTAGAGTAGTCACATAAAAGAGAAGATGCGAACTCAGAAAATGTGATACATGAACTAACCAGGGAGCTATTCCCTTTACATTAATGTTACACTACTTAAGTAGAACTAGCTAACTTATAAGTTACTAAGAAGTTGAAACTGAGGGCATCAACCAACTTTGATCTACACTTGCTCGGAGGCATCCTCATTTTTGTGATTCACATTTTCTGATCCTTTCTCATCGTCTGCCTCGGATTTTAACATGGTATCTTTCGGGTGTATCTCCGGGTTTGGCTCGGTTGATGATTTCATGATTTCGGGCAGTTTGAGTTCCTCGGTGACTTTGTTGTCGCAGTTTCTGTAAATTGCGTAGAGTACCATCTGAACCATTCCGAATAAGAAGCCCAAAATATTTGGCGTCTGCAGTATTGATTAGATTTGACGATTATTAATTTAGGAGTATAAAATTCGAAAAATTGTATGAAAAAATAGGGGGGCTTACTGCAACATAGATGTCTCTCGAGAGGAAGCCGTAAAAAAACCACATAACAGCGCTCAATGAGAGGAAAAATGAAAGCCAGAATGGCATGAACTCCACGCTCTTAGTTTTTATCACTTTTTTCTGCAAATAAGAAGTAAGAAAACAGTTGTTAATTATTGTTactgttataaaatataattttataacttatttttaaaattctccttctctgaataaaaatataaatattaaatttttttttgaaaaaaaaatcaaaattaatttatagaattatacTTCACAGGAGCATTAGAGTGCATGTCGCGTCCCTATCCTTAATGCGTATAATCGAGGGGGACTGAGGGAGTACAAAATTTGTATGAGCAATGAACTCTTGTTCAAATCGTATACCCTAGTACCACAGATTGAGGGTTTGAATATTATCAAAAACAAGAAGGGTGGGCTAGTATGCTTTGTTATCCAGAAAAGATAAGCGGATTTACCATAATGCTTAGAGGTGCTATGAACACACTCAAGGAAAGGAGAAGATTTATCCCTCCTAGCACTTGAACTTGTTTCGGTGGCTTTACCAGGAAGTGAATGACAACAACAATCACCCAGAACGCCACAAAATTCAATAGTACAACCAGCTTCAACGTGAAAACCTGCAATAAGTTTAATGCCATCATCAATTCATGTTTTATCTGCGCGGAAATAATGATCAGCTTGATTATACACTGAGATTTATGCTTACGAGGGCTTTTCTGGGTGCATAAGCAAGATAGAGGGAAATGTAAACAGCTTCAATCACACAACCGAATGAATTGATGGTAATGAGGAGAGTCCCATCAGTTTTGAGGGTTGCATAATATATCATAAGCATCGCGCTGAATAGTGCAATCACGTATGGAATCGAGTGGAACCCTTCGGATGATTTTTTCTTGACAATCCGATAAAATGTTGGGCTGCATGAACACATGCAGCAAACTAATTAAGCACAAAACTCAatcgaaaaaaaaaagaacacataTGTAAGGGGCGTAACCaatgtatttaaaattaatgtCGTAAATTTTTGACACCACTGAATGAAATTCCTGGTTACGCCCCTGACGTGTATTGTCAAGGTACTTACATTGGAGCAAGATACACCAAGAAGGAGACGAAGTTACCTGCAGTAACATAAGATCAGTAACTCAATCGAAGAATGAGTTGAAGAATGTAATCAAGGAAGCTCCTTACCTAAGATGCCGAAAGCTAAAAGACAAGGATTAGCAAAGTTGAACAAGGCCATCTCGATACGATCAAGAGTCGCAAGAAAGAAGCAAGAAGCTGTAAGCTCACTTATGCTCTCAGTTATGCAACTAAATCATGAAGTTCTGGGTACAACTAAGAGACATATATATAGGGCTGAGCTCTCAAGCTCTTGAAAATGCTCTGTTGGCCTGTTGCttcatgcatgcatgcatatgtagaatataataaacaatataacaataattaataaatatatataacaataattagTAATAAAATGAGTCTTTTGACTGTTGGTCTCGAAGAGCTAGACATTTGAAACCACAAACTGCATGCATGCGAACCAGCTGTTTCAGACTTCTCCAGTGCATATATAATTAGCAGGTTAAAGCTATAAAATCAGGGACAGCTAGCTCTGAAGACAATTAAAAGAAGCAAACTTGTGTATTTTAATGTGCGTCAGAAATTAACCTAGAAAGCTTTTCTTATTATACTATAAAGCCAATAatcatgaatataaataaagttACTTCATCTCTTAGCGCAGAAGCTAGCGGAGTATCTGTACACTCAAATTTACTCCCTCCCCGAAAAGATTGAActgctttgactttcacggagattaagaaaaaagtagtaaaaaggttgaaaagttggtaaagtggtgggacccatcaaaattttaataatagatttgagatagtggaggaaagtagtgggtgtaatagtgtttatattattatagaatagagatagtggaagaaagtagtgggtgtaatagtgaaaagcagtgttcaaaaatagtaagtttaataggttcattctttttgggacatcccaaaaaggaataagtgtcaattaaaatgggacggagggagtatcataatTACTTGCAAACTTAAATCACTTAGTTAAATTCTCCGGACTTAATTAATAAAAGCTAAATTTTtacttatatatcatatatctattttattcctaattatcattaaaaattatatcgaatttttatattctgattctgtcttttttttttttttttgcaaaaatactgtgcATATTATTCGGCATTTTTAGGCCAAAGTTACATGGTCAGTGGATCCTTTTGGGTTAAAATCCATGACAATAATGTTGTAATGCATTTTGCTTTTGAGTTCGCAGCCCTTGGCGTCTTGAGTCTCTTGACACATAGCCTGCACCATGGCCTTAAGAACTAATGTACGTGTGTACTGCActgttcatattatatataatctctTGATCAGACCAAACCCTAATAATTGTGGTTTATCTAATTAACGCCTTTACGACTAGTGGATTCACAGTGTTGTTGCATTTTTATTAACATCTGGCAGCTGACTAGCTCTTTTGGTTCCGGGAATGGACGGTTATAACTTATCACTCCCCAACAGTGTTCCAGAAATCGCTAGATGTTCCGTGgcattgtatattattattaatatagaaTAGGATTTGAGAATAATTTTAGAGATTCCTAATATTTTTCTACAATTAATAGATGttaaaaagtaaatataaatagttgataaaaacaatatttatattataaaaagataagtGCAAAGAAGCaatggcggaaccagaggggggctaGGGGATGTTAGAGCCCCCCTAACCTCGAAAAAACAATGTATAATTTCTTTTCAACCCCCGCTGAATTAGTGTGATGtcagtataatattttttagcccccgctgaattataaatgtcatgGAGAGGGACTTATtggaaaaaaaggaaaagaaaaggcaCATAGTCTAAAGAGAGtctaattaacaaatacattcaaacTGAGATCAACTCCAACAAACTCCTTaacttttctctaaaaataatataaacaatcaactcttaactatttaagaagtaaattacacaatattttcaacaatattCCCTACATGCGCTCTCTATCTATATCTGCTAGGAGTTTGTTGGAGTTCATTTCATCTCTATATTCTTCAAATTTAGGCTAAATAGCTCATATGAAGAATCCTTTGGACATGCTCTCATAAGTCATACGCACACATTGACACTACCATAACTCATACCCTAACTCAGTGGAGTTCTTTTGATGAAAGTTTTCTTCGCAATTACTAATGATTTTTCATAAGTTTTACAACAAAgaactcaaaatattatatatactatgaCAATGTTCGAagtatgaaaaataaattgcagCTATTAAGAGAGAAAGAATGAGAGACATTTTTAGAAGATGTTAAGTGTTATAAAACTTGTTTACTAACCTTTTTATTTAACAGTTTATTGATGGATAACCGTTTTACAGAAGGAAATATAGAGCTACTACTTTATATTTGCTCTTTAGATCCTAGGAATTAATTTTCTGCCTTGCACAATTTTATCCAAAGGATATCTCTTTACTAGACCTGGAGTTGTTATCAAATGAGTTAGACAAGTTGATCTATGATGTGAGACCGGATAAAGATTAATCTGGACTTCAAAGTATAGGAAATCCTTATGTCATGATGGTTAAGACACACAGGCACACGGCTTATCCCTTAGTTTATATTCTGGTTCAGTTAACTTTAATTTTACCCGTTGTCATTGCTATTGTTGAGAGAGAGTTTTCTGCTATAAAAACAATCAAGACTTATCAGCGTGATAGGATGGGAGATGCATGACTGAATGATggtatgataatatatattgagaaagttatttatgcaagtatagatgaaaaaaatatttcagcccCCCTAACTTTtagtcctggttccgccacaGCCAAGAAGTGACCGTAAAAACGAATGCATTGCACGAATACTTTCATCGCTCTCTTTTTATAACCAATTTTTCATCATTCTCGTTACCTTACCTCATTTTGTCCATCATTTAATATCTGCCCTTGCTTTTTCTCTTCAGAATCTGATAACTATAAATGGAAGAAGCAATCTGTCGTTAGGTAGATTGTGGATGTTTAATGGTAGATATGATATGATTTAATCTCAGTGTGTAACTCACTACTAATTAAATAGTAGTTACACTTAATCAAAAGGATTAGATTTACTTGCAGAATCTTTTATGATCAAAGGTTATTTCATCTCATTTGACGAACCTTATATGGTACGATCTTGATCCACCATTAATGGCTACTTTACgatcttaaaatataaaactaggATATGAATGGAAAGATGCGTGCCTAATTATGATACTAGGTGTGAACTTATTGCTTATTTGAAGTTTACTAGTGATCTAGATATTTTGGAGAGTAGCTAGGTGATCTTGCATGACTAGGTGcacactaataaaatataattttattatttatttttcatatttttttccagataaaattttaaaaattattaataaaattatattttataaaaattttagaatatgTGTCGATTAatgaaaaaatgtataaaaataaataaaacggAAGGTTGAAACTCTTTTACCgttaaaaatgtattttaaaCGGGACCGTTTGGGTTAGTTTAAAAGAAATGACTTCTGACTTATAGTAAAGatgtggagtagaagtgagaagtaaataaattgATAAAGTGTTTgtaaaaaaagcaaaagctgTAAGAAaaaagctagtattctcagttttttaaaagtgattctacttttttatataaacaaatcaagaaaaaacagaagtcagaagcagctCCGGTTTCTCGCAAACAAACACCACCGTTGTTTCTTGACAGAGGCCAGCAACAACGCGAAAAAAGCCGATACGTAGCTAGACTGTTAATCGTACAAACTAGAGTTTACATATGGAATGATGTAAAGCGTACTAATTAAAAagctaaaaaaatttaaaaatgatttttcgaaGCATATTCGAAAcactatatatttttcaaatttgtttaatAATTAACTTTCCAAGAACGGCGCTTAGTCGTTCAACTTTCATGGTGTATTGACCTAGCTAGTTTGAAACCTTTCAAGTACGCACCCTCTTGAACCCCAAACCCAATTACTACCTCTCGAATTTAATTTTCAAGTGATTTATAAACAGCTGTTGTACTCAAAGTCCCAATAAATCGTACGATTTTGATTCCTTATAATTTGACCGCCATTTTACTTTATAGAGTTAAGGGAGTACTTTACAGCAATCACTTtatatgttactccctccgtcccatccatttctttacactttcctcttttgggtgtcccacccaattctttacatttcaaaatttaccaaaaatagtcaatagatcccaccacttctccacttttctttcctcttCACACTACTTtaactccactatcttctttttatgcattaaaaatcaataggtcccaccactttacccacttttttctctcttttccactaatttatacatatttcttaacctccgtgcccaacccattcgataagaaatgggtgggacggagggagtaatattttctcagtttcattatatatattactttgatttttacaaataattttaaatcatactccctccgtctcaccaggttctttacgctACTTTTTGACACTCATCTTAAgctttctataaaatataattccattatgtttttttaaagaaaaattcctgaaaaaaaattgatgctaaaacttttatttaaaaataaataaattaagaaaacgtcattgaactataatttataagaatcttaatatgtgtgtaaaTAGTAGGGGTGAGCATCGGTCGGTTTGGACGGTTTCGAGGgtccaaaccgaaccaaaccataATTATCGGTTTTCCAAAACTTCAATCCGAAACCAAACCGTTAAGtaaaaaaaccgaaccaaaccgatcCGTTTAAAACGGTTTGGTTCGGATTGGTTTCGGTTAAAACCGTTTTTTATCAATATAACAATttcaacaacaaaattaaacttgaaattgcaaaacaagaattgaaagtttgaaatatattatgaatatgtatattagattttaattatatcttaaaaaagatattaaattataagaGCTTGTAAAATATAAGGAGAGGGAGAAAGATGATAAAAATGTAATTcttatacttttatttaaaaaaaacaaaaagataatacatacaaattagtatatcaatattctttaaaaaaatatgataatagttttatatgttttatttttcacatattttgtagaatataattttgttatcaatttattattcacacatgtatattattatttcaatatatatatgtatatatatatatatgtatatatatatatatatattcggttcggtttggttatatcggtcggtttggaggtaaaaaccgaaaccaaaccgaaaaaattcggttttttaaatttcaaaccgtaaccaaaccaaaccgttaaTAAACCGTAAAAATCGGTTTGGACGGTTTGGATCGGCCGGTTTAGGTCGGTTTGGAGAATTCTTGCTCACCCCTAGTAAATAGCGaactttataagagtcttaatatgtgtgtaaaTAGCAAACGTAAACAACCTGGTGAGACGAATAGAGTAAGAAAAGTTGGTGGGACGAAGAGAGTAAGAAAAGTTGATACAGCATATATCAATTTTCAGTTAATAAAAAGTTTTATATCAGTTTTTCTAAATGCAACTAGATCGAAGTCCAAGCGACATATTTAAGTTAAATTAAGAATTCCGAGAATTtgctcaaaaaaatatattcgatATATATGACAAATTGACATGTTATGTCCTATAAAAATGTAATCTTGTTGCCGAGATTTGGCatggaaattgaaaaaaaaaatatagaaaggCAAATCTAGTAATTTGTTGATTAGCAGGCCCATTAAAAGAAAAAGGTCTGAGCTTAATCTGGCAAGCCCATAGTCGTAACTTA
This genomic window from Daucus carota subsp. sativus chromosome 7, DH1 v3.0, whole genome shotgun sequence contains:
- the LOC108195058 gene encoding bidirectional sugar transporter SWEET15, translating into MALFNFANPCLLAFGILGNFVSFLVYLAPIPTFYRIVKKKSSEGFHSIPYVIALFSAMLMIYYATLKTDGTLLITINSFGCVIEAVYISLYLAYAPRKALVFTLKLVVLLNFVAFWVIVVVIHFLVKPPKQVQVLGGINLLLSLSVFIAPLSIMKKVIKTKSVEFMPFWLSFFLSLSAVMWFFYGFLSRDIYVATPNILGFLFGMVQMVLYAIYRNCDNKVTEELKLPEIMKSSTEPNPEIHPKDTMLKSEADDEKGSENVNHKNEDASEQV